A window of the Trichoderma asperellum chromosome 4, complete sequence genome harbors these coding sequences:
- a CDS encoding uncharacterized protein (EggNog:ENOG41~TransMembrane:11 (i72-92o98-118i146-169o175-196i203-227o254-275i287-310o330-350i371-390o402-424i436-459o)), translating to MAAITNDVEFEARTPDSSKHEASKFANQQIGPNSGSDNEIFGETSDELQNSRLKQIAADGNAHFHRLGWKRLAIVTIVEAIALGALSLPAAYHTLGMFPGVFLTITLGLITIFTSYLVGQVKLAYPQVSHYADAGRLLFGRFGYELFGAAMVLELVMSVGSHALTGSIALGTLNGNHVCSIVFSAVSAVILFILAIPPSFTEIAVLGYIDFASIIIAIGITIIATGVKARNAPGGLSGVEWSTWPQEGTTFSEAFVAVSNIIFAFSFAIGQFSFMDEMHTPTDYMKSIWASGIAQITIYTLTGALCYAFIGPSIQAPALLSSGELISKITFGIAIPVIFISGSINSTVALRYIHGRLWKKSIIQYVNTPRGWAVWIVQAAIFTIIAWVIAEAIPIFSDLLSLVSALFVTGFSYWIPAIMWFCLLCKKGDWFSGKNILISFGSILAFIIGVVALVAGTYATIADIIRETNDGSTNRPFSCRR from the exons ATGGCTGCCATTACAAATGATGTAGAATTTGAGGCCCGCACCCCAGATTCTTCAAAACACGAGGCCTCCAAATTCGCAAATCAGCAAATTGGACCAAATTCTGGATCCGATAATGAAATCTTTGGAGAAACAAGCGATGAGCTGCAAAACAGTCGACTGAAGCAGATTGCTGCGGATGGCAACGCACACTTCCATCGCCTGGGATGGAAACGCTTGGCTATCGTCACCATCGTCGAGGCCATTGCCCTGGGAGCTCTCAGTCTACCAGCAGCCTATCATACCCTCGGCATGTTCCCTGGAGTATTCCTAACCATCACACTTGGATTGATCACAATTTTCACAAGTTACCTGGTGGGACAAGTCAAGTTAGCCTATCCACAGGTCTCACACTATGCCGACGCCGGAAGACTTTTGTTCGGACGGTTTGGGTATGAACTATTTGGCGCTGCCATGGTTCTCGAGCTTGTCATGTCAGTGGGCTCTCACGCCCTGACTGGAAGCATTGCTCTCGGCACCCTTAACGGAAATCACGTCTGCTCCATAGTGTTTTCTGCTGTGTCAGCGGTCATCCTATTCATTCTGGCCATACCACCTTCATTTACTGAGATAGCTGTGCTCGGTTACATCGACTTTGCATCAATCATCATTGCCATTGGAATTACCATCATCGCTACAGGCGTCAAGGCTCGAAATGCTCCCGGCGGCCTTTCTGGCGTGGAGTGGTCAACTTGGCCTCAGGAGGGGACCACTTTCTCTGAGGCGTTTGTGGCAGTAAGCAATATCATTTTTGCTTTCAGCTTTGCGATTGGCCAATTTTCTTTCATGGACGAGATGCACACTCCAACAGACTACATGAAGTCTATCTGGGCTTCAGGTATCGCTCAGATTACTATCTATACTTTGACTGGAGCGCTTTGCTATGCGTTTATTGGCCCGTCAATTCAGGCTCCCGCTTTGTTGTCTTCTGGTGAACTCATATCCAAGATCACTTTCGGCATCGCTATACCTGTCATCTTTATCTCTGGATCTATCAATTCGACAGTGGCACTTCGCTATATACATGGCCGTTTGTGGAAGAAATCCATTATTCAATATGTCAATACCCCCAGGGGCTGGGCCGTCTGGATTGTGCAGGCTGCAATCTTTACCATTATTGCCTGGGTTATTGCTGAGGCGATTCCCATCTTCTCCGATCTTCTTTCCCTCGTTTCCGCATTGTTTGTAACCGGATTTTCTTATTGGATTCCCGCCATCATGTGGTTCTGCTTGCTTTGCAAGAAGGGCGATTGGTTTTCAGGAAAGAATATTCTCATTTCTTTTGGAAGTATACTGGCCTTTATTATTGGAGTAGTGGCTTTAGTTGCTGGTACTTATGCCACTATTGCCGATATC ATTCGAGAAACAAATGACGGAAGCACGAACCGCCCCTTTTCTTGTAGGCGCTAA
- a CDS encoding uncharacterized protein (EggNog:ENOG41), translating to MAIQSVQVRPQKAANADAIETFIESLIGRTVSTTASMVPVFSFQTTEENVNKIKEKFGDEVIVDVV from the exons ATGGCAATT CAATCCGTTCAGGTACGCCCTCAAAAGGCTGCCAATGCCGACGCAATTGAGAC TTTTATCGAGTCTCTGATTGGACGAACCGTTTCCACCACAGCCTCCATGGTGcctgttttctctttcca AACAACAGAAGAGAATGTGAACAAAATCAAAGAGAAATTTGGCGACGAAGTCATCGTTGATGTTGTCTAA
- the EGL2_2 gene encoding Endoglucanase EG-II (SECRETED:SignalP(1-21)~CAZy:GH5), which produces MNKPMAPLLLAATLMASGAIAQTQTVWGQCGGTGYSGPTNCASGSACSTLNPYYAQCIPGATSFTTSTTSTKPPGSGSTTTSSASAPTGSGQTRFAGINIAGFDFGCTTDGTCVTSQVYPPLKNFDGANNYPDGIGQMQHFVNNDKLNIFRLPVGWQYLVNNNLGGTLDATNLGYYDQLVQGCLATGAYCIVDIHNYARWNGAIIGQGGPTNAQFTNLWTQLATKYASQSKIWFGIVNEPHDVDINTWATTVQAVVTAIRNAGATTQFISLPGTDYQSAGNFLSDGSSTALSQVKNPDGSTTNLIFDLHKYLDSDNSGTSTTCVTNNIATAFQPVATWLRQNKRQAILTETGGGNTQSCIQDVCQQNQFLNQNSDVFLGYLGWGAGSFDSTYALTLTPTQNGNTWTDTALAAACFSRA; this is translated from the coding sequence ATGAATAAGCCCATGGCCCCGTTGCTGCTCGCTGCCACGCTTATGGCAAGCGGTGCTATTGCACAGACACAAACTGTTTGGGGACAATGTGGAGGTACAGGCTACAGCGGTCCGACAAACTGTGCTTCTGGTTCTGCATGCTCAACACTTAACCCCTATTACGCCCAGTGCATTCCCGGCGCAACCAGCTTCACTACATCGACTACCTCGACCAAACCACCAGGTTCTGGGTCAACCACAACATCTTCAGCTTCCGCACCAACTGGCTCTGGTCAGACGCGATTTGCTGGCATTAACATTGCTGGATTCGACTTTGGCTGCACAACTGATGGAACCTGTGTTACTTCGCAAGTATATCCACCATTGAAAAACTTTGATGGTGCGAACAACTATCCAGATGGTATTGGTCAGATGCAGCACTTTGTCAATAATGATAAATTAAACATCTTCCGTCTACCTGTTGGGTGGCAATATCTTGTTAACAACAATCTGGGTGGAACTTTGGATGCCACCAATCTCGGCTATTATGACCAGCTCGTTCAAGGCTGCTTAGCCACGGGAGCATACTGTATTGTCGATATCCATAACTATGCACGTTGGAATGGCGCGATTATTGGCCAAGGAGGCCCTACAAATGCTCAGTTCACCAACCTTTGGACCCAATTAGCAACTAAATACGCCTCCCAGTCGAAAATTTGGTTTGGCATTGTTAATGAGCCACATGATGTGGATATTAACACTTGGGCCACGACTGTGCAAGCCGTTGTTACCGCCATCCGTAACGCGGGTGCCACGACGCAATTCATTTCACTACCAGGAACCGATTATCAGTCTGCCGGAAACTTCCTTAGCGATGGCAGTTCCACTGCCTTATCTCAAGTGAAGAACCCGGATGGTTCAACAACGAATTTGATCTTTGATCTCCACAAATACCTTGACTCAGATAATTCTGGCACTTCCACAACTTGCGTCACTAACAACATCGCTACCGCATTCCAGCCTGTCGCAACCTGGCTTCGCCAGAACAAACGCCAAGCTATTCTGACCGAAACTGGTGGCGGCAACACTCAGTCATGCATTCAGGACGTGTGCCAACAGAACCAGTTCCTCAACCAAAACTCTGACGTTTTCCTCGGTTACCTTGGCTGGGGTGCGGGCTCATTTGATAGCACTTACGCACTGACCTTGACGCCGACCCAAAACGGAAACACTTGGACTGACACTGctctggcagcagcttgctTCTCCCGCGCATAG
- a CDS encoding uncharacterized protein (EggNog:ENOG41), with the protein MGIKGCWTCRERKVRCDLRKPTCGNCAKMFQSCKGYGMQLSWPQEGNKRRAIVLDCDSNTPAKIPRRNRGRGVAFLNVSFADVALSDALEDKLNLAGYLHDFPLPRLPNLSPFLRSGNDAHLLEYFKETRTRILAPIMDESLANFVLKMAMVKPNSSFNLVLEGIFALSSILLLGPSESQYHKARLITMLQKNITRVDRESVIRNLIATMLLFQCEICNTASPGGLWRFYLCGAKKIISAVSASVTLYRHDCMPLMDWIYYHEVMSEFSLRHWAEADAIDKFCKGPLAIRPSKIFFSGSMASDGVTCPIDVLDLVRHICKRPSPNGDSHIPYDNTDMMRIQHLRQNLYGTVGEYGTFHGDFESSLSRQDMINALYRYAALIYLNRTVSFVSTSSFSHRRLVREGILLLQNLGFCEGTWPLFVIACEANEDEQRLQILNILHNTSRELRQRSDHVILIQHMVEAVWNQNDLTIDSDVNYGRILNAIISKAPALPLFA; encoded by the exons ATGGGCATCAAAGGCTGTTGGACGTGTCGAG AGCGTAAAGTGCGATGCGACTTGCGCAAACCTACTTGCGGCAACTGTGCGAAGATGTTTCAATCGTGCAAAGGCTATGGCATGCAACTGTCCTGGCCGCAGGAAGGAAACAAGCGACGGGCAATTGTACTCGACTGTGACTCAAACACGCCAGCGAAAATACCCAGGAGGAATCGGGGGCGCGGTGTAGCCTTTTTAAACGTCTCATTCGCAGACGTGGCACTGTCAGATGCTCTAGAAGATAAACTTAACCTTG CCGGGTATTTGCATGACTTTCCACTACCACGCTTACCAAACCTTTCGCCATTCTTACGTTCGGGAAATGATGCACATCTACTAGAATATT TCAAAGAGACCAGAACACGGATATTAGCCCCCATTATGGACGAATCTTTGGCCAACTTCGTATTGAAAATGGCAATGGTCAAACCTAACTCGTCTTTCAACTTGGTTCTGGAAGGTATATTTGCATTATCATCTATCTTGCTTCTAGGACCCTCAGAGAGCCAATACCACAAGGCTCGACTTATTACGATGCTAcagaaaaatataactcgGGTCGACAGAGAAAGTGTCATACGAAATCTAATAGCTACTATGCTTCTTTTTCAGTGTGAA ATTTGCAATACGGCCAGTCCCGGAGGCCTTTGGCGCTTCTATCTTTGTGGAGCGAAGAAAATCATCTCTGCTGTTTCGGCTTCAGTTACACTCTATCGACATGACTGCATGCCATTAATGGATTGGATTTATTATCATGAAGTAATGTCAGAATTCAGCCTCCGACATTGGGCAGAGGCGGATGCGATTGATAAATTCTGCAAAGGGCCTCTCGCGATCCGGCCTAgcaaaatattttttagcgGCTCTATG GCTTCCGATGGAGTTACATGTCCTATAGATGTCCTTGATCTCGTTCGACACATATGTAAACGGCCATCGCCTAATGGAGACAGTCATATACCGTATGACAACACCGATATGATGCGTATTCAGCATCTTCGACAAAATCTCTATGGAACCGTTGGAGAATACGGAACATTTCATGGAGACTTTGAGTCGTCGCTTAGCAGGCAAGACATGATAAACGCTCTTTATCGATATGCTGCGTTGATATACTTGAACCGTACTGTATCATTTGTCTCCACGTCTTCGTTCTCACACAGGCGATTAGTGAGGGAAGGCATTCTGCTTTTACAAAACCTTGGCTTTTGTGAGGGCACATGGCCGCTATTTGTTATAGCCTGCGAGGCTAATGAAGATGAACAACGTCTCCAAATATTAAACATTCTGCATAACACGAGTCGAGAACTGCGGCAGCGATCAGACCATGTCATCTTAATTCAGCACATGGTCGAAGCTGTATGGAATCAGAATGATCTCACAATTGACAGCGATGTAAATTACGGTAGAATACTTAACGCTATAATTTCTAAGGCACCGGCCTTGCCACTCTTCGCATAA
- a CDS encoding uncharacterized protein (EggNog:ENOG41~TransMembrane:1 (o20-38i)): MDESLANFVLKMAMVKPNSSFNLVLEGIFALSSILLLGPSESQYHKARLITMLQKNITRVDRESVIRNLIATMLLFQCEICNTASPGGLWRFYLCGAKKIISAVSASVTLYRHDCMPLMDWIYYHEVMSEFSLRHWAEADAIDKFCKGPLAIRPSKIFFSGSMASDGVTCPIDVLDLVRHICKRPSPNGDSHIPYDNTDMMRIQHLRQNLYGTVGEYGTFHGDFESSLSRQDMINALYRYAALIYLNRTVSFVSTSSFSHRRLVREGILLLQNLGFCEGTWPLFVIACEANEDEQRLQILNILHNTSRELRQRSDHVILIQHMVEAVWNQNDLTIDSDVNYGRILNAIISKAPALPLFA, encoded by the exons ATGGACGAATCTTTGGCCAACTTCGTATTGAAAATGGCAATGGTCAAACCTAACTCGTCTTTCAACTTGGTTCTGGAAGGTATATTTGCATTATCATCTATCTTGCTTCTAGGACCCTCAGAGAGCCAATACCACAAGGCTCGACTTATTACGATGCTAcagaaaaatataactcgGGTCGACAGAGAAAGTGTCATACGAAATCTAATAGCTACTATGCTTCTTTTTCAGTGTGAA ATTTGCAATACGGCCAGTCCCGGAGGCCTTTGGCGCTTCTATCTTTGTGGAGCGAAGAAAATCATCTCTGCTGTTTCGGCTTCAGTTACACTCTATCGACATGACTGCATGCCATTAATGGATTGGATTTATTATCATGAAGTAATGTCAGAATTCAGCCTCCGACATTGGGCAGAGGCGGATGCGATTGATAAATTCTGCAAAGGGCCTCTCGCGATCCGGCCTAgcaaaatattttttagcgGCTCTATG GCTTCCGATGGAGTTACATGTCCTATAGATGTCCTTGATCTCGTTCGACACATATGTAAACGGCCATCGCCTAATGGAGACAGTCATATACCGTATGACAACACCGATATGATGCGTATTCAGCATCTTCGACAAAATCTCTATGGAACCGTTGGAGAATACGGAACATTTCATGGAGACTTTGAGTCGTCGCTTAGCAGGCAAGACATGATAAACGCTCTTTATCGATATGCTGCGTTGATATACTTGAACCGTACTGTATCATTTGTCTCCACGTCTTCGTTCTCACACAGGCGATTAGTGAGGGAAGGCATTCTGCTTTTACAAAACCTTGGCTTTTGTGAGGGCACATGGCCGCTATTTGTTATAGCCTGCGAGGCTAATGAAGATGAACAACGTCTCCAAATATTAAACATTCTGCATAACACGAGTCGAGAACTGCGGCAGCGATCAGACCATGTCATCTTAATTCAGCACATGGTCGAAGCTGTATGGAATCAGAATGATCTCACAATTGACAGCGATGTAAATTACGGTAGAATACTTAACGCTATAATTTCTAAGGCACCGGCCTTGCCACTCTTCGCATAA
- a CDS encoding uncharacterized protein (EggNog:ENOG41): protein MPLKMSSSNTVGRGKGKRCRSGCWTCREAGYKCDEAKPFCGRCVRLKRPCQGYGLRLRWRHHKDSSGKEDLRFQHDDNRREAAKPAADSNEAQSAIISPPTGNAATTPNRSTSDGWMSGGIFSPDRRDPYTLLNPTSIQSQQGGNSRSNDLKDRQFDNIREREQLCGVSILPGPSYWTWYFSLDDYHLFHHFITVVSSFISIKPTDNPFQKHFTSMALQKGPLQSAILSVAASHLAAILPYKDTEIAARKHHRVAIQSLSMALKHPAERLSDAVLATVLMLQVRRQFIGSVDEADECHLSAARELICLRKRLPVAPTTPCFQFLLSLFSYHDILGSIAHARAPFILDHEHRYSSTMAPLFDSAFDILHIVSDISSLQSMKSGAMNASNEEVRSLIQIFEHKLETWRLPHDAAENIDLANTATAYHAAASIYLFRVAYNIGSPHPRTLHRVRLCLDAIANVPITSPLVSMHVWPLFTGGCEAIDPQDRLFAVQRLKEMYALRRISSLIRVREAMETVWTCKDLQGGDSRPDLMAKLGCLEALDQLGLGIELV, encoded by the coding sequence ATGCCATTGAAAATGAGCTCCAGCAACACAGTCGGACgagggaaaggaaagagatGTAGGTCAGGGTGCTGGACATGCCGGGAAGCAGGGTACAAATGCGACGAAGCGAAGCCATTCTGCGGTCGCTGTGTAAGGTTAAAAAGACCTTGCCAAGGCTATGGGTTGAGGCTGAGGTGGCGCCATCACAAAGACTCAAGCGGCAAAGAGGACCTTCGATTCCAACATGATGATAACCGTCGTGAAGCGGCCAAACCAGCAGCGGACAGCAATGAGGCCCAATCTGCCATTATTTCACCACCTACAGGCAATGCCGCCACGACACCCAATCGTTCCACCTCGGACGGTTGGATGTCGGGTGGCATCTTTTCGCCCGACAGGCGCGATCCATACACACTATTAAATCCAACGAGCATCCAATCCCAACAAGGTGGCAATTCAAGGAGTAATGACTTAAAAGATCGACAATTCGACAAcataagagagagagagcagttATGCGGAGTTTCAATACTGCCTGGACCGTCCTATTGGACTTGGTACTTTTCTCTCGATGATTATCACCTTTTTCATCATTTCATTACGgttgtctcttcttttatttccataAAGCCTACAGATAATCCTTTCCAGAAACATTTTACTAGCATGGCTTTACAAAAGGGCCCTCTTCAGTCCGCCATCCTCTCAGTGGCTGCCAGTCATTTGGCAGCAATTTTACCTTACAAAGATACAGAGATTGCTGCTAGAAAGCACCATAGGGTAGCTATACAGTCTTTATCCATGGCGCTCAAACATCCAGCGGAAAGACTTTCTGATGCGGTTCTTGCGACTGTGTTGATGCTACAAGTCAGACGTCAGTTTATCGGCAGTGTCGATGAGGCAGACGAATGTCACCTCTCTGCTGCTAGAGAACTCATTTGTTTACGCAAACGTCTTCCTGTTGCGCCGACGACGCCCTGTTTTCAATTCCTTCTAAGTCTCTTTAGCTATCATGACATATTGGGATCCATTGCTCATGCGAGAGCGCCTTTTATTCTTGATCATGAGCACCGCTACTCGAGTACCATGGCTCCGCTCTTCGACAGTGCCTTCGATATTCTCCACATAGTATCGGATATCAGTTCGCTACAGTCGATGAAGAGTGGTGCCATGAATGCATCAAATGAAGAGGTTCGGTCGCTGATCCAAATATTTGAACATAAACTCGAAACCTGGCGGCTGCCTCACGACGCTGCCGAAAATATTGATCTTGCCAATACAGCCACTGCATACCACGCTGCTGCATCAATCTATCTATTCCGTGTGGCATATAATATAGGTTCTCCACATCCGCGTACATTGCATCGAGTTCGACTCTGCTTGGACGCGATAGCGAACGTTCCTATAACGTCACCACTGGTATCTATGCACGTTTGGCCGTTGTTTACGGGTGGATGCGAAGCTATTGATCCGCAAGATAGATTATTTGCAGTACAGCGGCTCAAAGAAATGTACGCTCTTCGGAGAATTTCCTCTCTTATTCGTGTTCGAGAAGCCATGGAAACAGTATGGACGTGCAAAGACTTGCAAGGCGGAGATAGCAGGCCTGATCTCATGGCCAAACTAGGGTGTCTTGAAGCTTTGGATCAACTGGGCCTTGGCATAGAACTAGTTTAG
- a CDS encoding uncharacterized protein (EggNog:ENOG41), whose protein sequence is MTQNVALILGYGPTVGVAVAQAFAAKGYKIAIVSRRNRDSESEKDYLQIQSDLSDPSSVELIFSRVISEFGHPSVVLYNASSSTLMNSSTALSEQVAAFQSDNNVNIVSAYVAAQLANKSFAMLPPQSSKTFIYTGNKLPFMIVRPLLFHGVGKAGSAHLLHYLAEEYKDSGYKFY, encoded by the exons ATGACCCAAAACGTTGCTCTAATCCTGGGCTATGGGCCTACAGTTGGGGTCGCCGTTGCTCAAGCATTTGCAGCAAAGGGCTACAAAATTGCAATAGTCTCCCGCAGAAATAGAGACTCAGAAAGCGAAAAAGACTATCTCCAGATTCAGTCAGATCTCTCTGACCCTTCCTCAGTTGAGCTTATTTTCTCCAGAGTTATTAGTGAATTTGGTCATCCAAGTGTTGTGCTCTACAATG CTTCCTCATCTACTCTAATGAATTCTTCAACAGCGCTATCGGAACAGGTTGCAGCTTTTCAATCTGATAATAATGTTAATATTGTGTCTGCCTATGTTGCAGCGCAGTTGGCTAATAAATCCTTCGCTATGCTCCCCCCACAGTCATCAAAGACGTTCATTTATACCGGAAACAAACTTCCTTTCATGATTGTGCGGCCGCTATTATTCCACGGCGTTGGAAAGGCTGGCTCCGCACACTTATTACATTATCTCGCAGAAGAGTACAAGGATTCCGGATACAA attttattaa
- a CDS encoding uncharacterized protein (EggNog:ENOG41~TransMembrane:1 (i25-50o)), whose translation MHEAPCSSRTAETSRFYKRLSKLSIPVFLFPGFTMVKFSSASFLACAGLVTALPSSLLSLAGLSAPDSVQIESRSTGGNVTTKGIARFDNNNIWDGQGNGTDTYKLYLGNGTTAAGWPSIDSWISFGNMFENYKLQIQWACQNLNWRLPNNNADEIEAIYNGIQLAANATGVDHRLILAVIMQESHGCPRVNTTNLGVRNPGLMQNHNGDASCNDNKKLTTPCPTPTIHKMIMEGTAGTSSGAGLAHCINESGRGDVSDYYRAARIYNSGSISKTGDLQSNIATHCYASDIANRLTGWVYAKSTCTCDTDPKSCNVSKD comes from the exons ATGCATGAAGCTCCATGTTCATCCAGAACTGCGGAAACATCGAGATTCTATAAACGACTATCAAAGTTATCCATTCCCGTGTTTTTGTTCCCGGGTTTCACAATGGTGAAG ttttcttctgcttcattCCTCGCCTGCGCAGGCCTTGTAACGGCCCTGCCTTCATCTCTACTTTCTTTGGCTGGTCTTTCTGCTCCCGACAGCGTTCAGATCGAGAGTCGTTCAACAGGAGGAAATGTTACCACCAAGGGTATTGCCCGATtcgacaacaacaacatttGGGACGGCCAGGGCAATGGAACCGATACTTACAAGCTCTACCTTGGTAACGGAACAACCGCTGCGGGGTGGCCGTCTATTGATTCTTGGATCTCATTTGGCAACAT GTTCGAGAATTACAAACTCCAAATACAGTGGGCTTGCCAAAACCTGAACTGGCGTCTCCCCAACAATAATGCGGACGAAATT GAAGCTATTTACAACGGTATTCAGCTGGCTGCTAATGCTACTGGCGTCGACCATCGACTTATCTTAGCTGTGATAATGCAAGAATCGCATGGTTGCCCGCGAGTCAACACCACCAACCTGGGCGTTCGCAATCCCGGCCTCATGCAGAACCACAACGGGGATGCCTCGTGCAACGACAACAAAAAACTCACGACACCTTGCCCGACACCAACGATCCATAAAATGATCATGGAAGGCACTGCTGGTACATCCTCCGGAGCTGGTTTGGCTCATTGCATCAACGAATCAGGCAGAGGCGATGTTTCCGATTACTACCGTGCTGCTCGCATCTACAATTCTGGTTCCATCTCGAAGACCGGTGACCTGCAAAGTAATATTGCTACTCACTGCTACGCCAGTGATATTGCCAA CCGACTCACTGGCTGGGTTTATGCAAAATCAACATGCACATGCGATACCGATCCCAAAAGCTGTAATGTATCAAAGGATTAG
- a CDS encoding uncharacterized protein (EggNog:ENOG41), translated as MVFTKLIIAGTTGYLAGHASRAILASTKPKFDVTILTRVDSGKAVAFIPGARVVPVDYNDHNGLVKTVAGADAILSFIPGPSSKSIDRLLLKAAQEAGVRRIFPSEYTLDILHPAAITVLDSGDHYFAGCSLPFIGAAIIAVLQMDEEKTKNKRISITKVRATMNQIVDIYEELLGTKFQRAQITSQEFLNKRNADLAAGNAFAALLDGIIVGEFNGCGAGDLVDGLAFDGDGLLNIKRKTLKELTTEALKKIGTI; from the exons ATGGTTTTCACTAAGCTTATTATTGCTGGGACCACGGGATATTTGGCTGGCCATGCGAGCCGCGCCATCTTAGCCTCAACAAAGCCCAAGTTCGATGTTACCATATTGACTCGAGTCGATAGTGGAAAGGCAGTAGCATTCATACCTGGCGCAAGGGTTGTTCCGGTTGATTACAATGATCATAATGGCCTTGTGAAAACTGTCGCGGGGGCTGATGCAATCTTATCTTTCATCCCTGGTCCTTCATCCAAATCCATCGATCGGCTACTTCTTAAAGCGGCACAGGAAGCTGGCGTTCGACGCATATTTCCTTCAGAATACACTTTAGACATTTTACATCCTGCCGCA ATAACCGTGCTCGATAGTGGAGATCACTATTTCGCAGGGTGCTCACTTCCTTTTATCGGGGCTGCCATTATCGCTGTCCTTCAAATGGACGAGGAGAAGACTAAAAACAAACGCATATCCATCACTAAAGTACGGGCGACCATGAACCAAATTGTGGATATATACGAAGAGCTCCTCGGCACCAAATTTCAGAGAGCTCAAATTACATCTCAAGAGTTCCTTAACAAGAGGAATGCAGATCTGGCTGCTGGAAATGCGTTTGCTGCGCTTTTGGACGGCATTATTGTGGGCGAATTTAATGGATGTGGAGCGGGCGACCTCGTGGACGGCTTGGCTTTCGACGGTGATGGCCTTCTTAATATAAAGAGGAAAACCCTCAAGGAGTTGACTACAGAAGCTCTCAAGAAGATTGGAACTATATAA